Below is a genomic region from Raphanus sativus cultivar WK10039 chromosome 4, ASM80110v3, whole genome shotgun sequence.
AGAGATTGCTCAGAAAGAAAGAAGTCCCTGCTGCTGTGTTTGGAGGACTTgtcagaaagagagaggaagGCGGTGAGAACGGCGCGGCTAAGGCTCTTGGTGCATTGTAGAGGATAAAGAGACAGAAACTAGCTCAGTAGTAAAAAAATCCTGTAGACAAATTACTTTCCTGTGCTACAGATAGGAATTGTGTAATATGCAGAACATGATCTTATATTGtgagaaattttgttttcttctcagTTCCACTGTCTAAACTATAGTAACATCTTGAATCTGTTTATGCAGCCTCTCTTAGGTCCCCGTCTGGTGTTaggaaaataaatgttttttgaaaggttttctttcttcttaaGAAGGACAGCTATAGAGAGAGATTCAAACACCATGCAACCATATATCATAGGAAGACAAGTCTGCTTCCACCAACAAAGAGTATTTGATCTAAACTCATTTCATCAACTGTTCTAGCTACAGAAAAAACAAAGCTAGCTTAAAGAAAGCCGCATCATTTCTTCATTCATGCATTGTCCTTTGAGCTTGACGAAACCTCAGTTTTATCCTCTTCCTTGTTGCTCATTGCTACAGGAGACGACGAGCCAGTAACAGAATCTTCAGGTTCCGTCTTAAGCTCAGACTCAAACTCTTTTGCAGCCTGCATCATTTACAAAGCCCTTATTAATGCAAATATTAAAGACAAGAGCTAAAAGGAACACTGAACATACAAGTAGAAGCTATATATCTGAGAAGAACAACGAGCCATAACAACAATTAacagttatttttttatataaaaaaaaatacaaacctaACATCCTCCAAGTATCGAAAAAGCACTTGAACCATAAAAATTATCAGACACATGTCTCCCTCAAGACCTTTGAACATCAAATTCTAACTACAATCGAGACAATCTTTTCACATGAAATTCATCATATTAAATCGAAGACACAGACCAAAGTTAATGAATCAGCAAAAAGAAACCTGTTGAAAGCTCTTGACGGTCTTGCCAATACTCTTGCCAATCTCAGGAAGCTTCTTAGGTCCGAAAAGCAACGCGGCGACGCCAGCGATCACCGCGAGCTCAGGGACACCGAGACCAAACAGAGCATTACAAGTCAGTGCCGCCTTTCTCCTCCTCTGCTCCGGTCGAATCGCAACCAAAGAACGGGTCTTTGGTCTTCGTTGGGTGGTTGCTATGAAACAGTTGGAGAATAAGGAAGAGCGAGATGACGAGAGAGGCAGAGTGACTGGTGGCGGAGAAGATAGAGTCGCAACCGATGTCGCCATTACTGCTCTCTtccaatccttttttttttcttcttctggttGTTCTAAACgttatctctgttttttttttttgtttatccaattaaaatgaaataaaattctTAGCTAAATACAAAAAACTCTTCTTATATTATAAGTTGTGAATAAtggacgacaaaaaaaaaggtagtgAATAATGAATAATACTCTCTGTTATATGGTCTTATacttaaatacattttttgttgacaaaaaaatacatttttattacaaaataatacataaaattttcaaaatagtattaattaaaagttaatttttttttttttatttaggtttggatttttttagtgattaggatttatggtttactATTTATGAGGTGACTTTAAGATAAAACTATAAAGTTTGAAGGAATTTAATCATTTTACTCTTTTAAgtgatagtatttttttatggattaaagaaaaagatatagattttttatttatgtgcTATTTTTgtcatagttttttttgtacTTAAGATAGTGATATCAATTTTGCAGATAAGAACACTGATTAATTCGACTAATTCACTACCAAGAAATGGTCTTTTCTATTGCTTTACATTAGCAATGAAGCTTTGAGTTTGATAACTTTGTAGTAGTTACAAGATACAAACTtgtagattttgaaaaaaagagattgaaaaTACATAAAAGAAAGACCTAATCTCAGAGATAAACTAGGTCAGACAATTCTTTACACAACACATTATAACACTTTTGTCTCAACGCCTCTGTCTCTCTGTCTATTTGTGATAATTATACAAatcgagtttcttcttcacaaagctacTTATCCCCAACGCTGCGAATACGTTTCTGCAGATGCTCCAAACTCGCAACTCTCCTCATCGACTCTGTTCTGTTCATTTTGCAACCGATCAAGGCCTTGCTTTTGTTGTTGCTTGAGCTGGGGGTCTCAGGTGTGGTCACTTGGGAGCTTGTGCCTAGAGAGTTTGATGTCTCTGAAAGATTAGAGACACTTGAAACCTGAGGCATGGTGTGGAACATTGGGTTGAATCCTGTGATTCTCTTCACTGTCTCCTCAGCCATTTTCACCTGAAAAAAGGTTTCAACAGAGTTTTTTGATTATGGCCCTAGTGAATGAGTTTTGTTAAtcaaagaggagagagagggaAATGGGAGTTTTACTTACTTTAGCTCGTAGTGTCTCTAGATTGGCTTTCAAAACTCTGTTTTCTACAGATGCGTCATTGAATGTTTGAGTTACGTCAGTGAGACCTTTCATGAGGTTTGAATTCTCTACACGCAGCTGTGAAACCTAAAAGAGAGATGGAGACTTTAATAACAAGTGAGCTGAGAAAAGGtcaagagaaagaaacaaatgTGTTGGGGTGAGATTATTAACATACTTGTGTCTCTAGCTCACTAAGGTGTGCCTGCTTTCTTCTTCTGGATCTTCTAGCTGATTCCCTGTTAGAGAGCATCCTGCAATTTTGCACCAAACAGTAAGCAAACAAAACGTTCATGTTCTCGTTCAAGAAAGATTTTGTCTTGTGAGAGAAACTATTAATCCAATCCAAGAAAGAATATGCTTTTACCTTTTGACACGCTTAACATTGGTAGGATTCATATTAGTTTCaccatcagcttcttcttcttcttcatcaccagaGAGCTCGGATCCACTTGTTATGGTACTGCTCATCACCGGTGTAGCTGCAAATGAAAAACCAATACAGATTAGTTCCGTTAGCTTGAGCCGGTTTGAGGTTTGTTAATATACAACAACTCTTGGAACAAAGCATTATGAGCAAATACACAATAAGTCAATAAACTATCCAGAACATCTGGAAGGGCTAATCATAGAGAGGTAAACACATAAGAGTACGGTTTGAGGAATTAAAGAAACCTTTGGGAGAAGCTAAGGAGCCTTGGT
It encodes:
- the LOC108848796 gene encoding basic leucine zipper 63, whose product is MEKGFSVEEEMSGNNHLLSEPAKASSGTNRSESEWAFHRFLQESSDASAGVAATASVSGPSSPVDSHEYREILKSKLNLAYAAVVAMKRGGFIKPQDTSGRSENGGGAYTSDQGSLASPKATPVMSSTITSGSELSGDEEEEEADGETNMNPTNVKRVKRMLSNRESARRSRRRKQAHLSELETQVSQLRVENSNLMKGLTDVTQTFNDASVENRVLKANLETLRAKVKMAEETVKRITGFNPMFHTMPQVSSVSNLSETSNSLGTSSQVTTPETPSSSNNKSKALIGCKMNRTESMRRVASLEHLQKRIRSVGDK
- the LOC108849435 gene encoding sec-independent protein translocase protein TATA, chloroplastic, encoding MATSVATLSSPPPVTLPLSSSRSSLFSNCFIATTQRRPKTRSLVAIRPEQRRRKAALTCNALFGLGVPELAVIAGVAALLFGPKKLPEIGKSIGKTVKSFQQAAKEFESELKTEPEDSVTGSSSPVAMSNKEEDKTEVSSSSKDNA